A part of Phoenix dactylifera cultivar Barhee BC4 chromosome 2, palm_55x_up_171113_PBpolish2nd_filt_p, whole genome shotgun sequence genomic DNA contains:
- the LOC120109969 gene encoding protein EXORDIUM-like 5 produces the protein MSLLPMLPLFLSFLLLPTLLYSASTYPYHTPQQKQPLNLHQRSSASAGGGSAATLPDSKRYEGSSDLVDLRYHMGPVLSTPMRLYVIWYGRWTPALQAPIRDFLLSLSDTSAAAPSAAQWWSTVSLYTDQTGSNVSRSLSIAAEVSDLAASRGRSLTRLSVQQLIADALKASSLPVDHRRGVYLVFTAPEIAMQDFCRAVCGFHYFTFASLVGHTLPYAWVGHSGAQCPGMCAYPFAVPSYMAGGGAAAMRPPNGDVGTDGMVSVVAHELAELSTNPLVNAWYAGEDPTAPTEIADLCEGVYGTGGGGGYTGQMSKDGQGRSYNINGRGGRRFLVQWVWSPVVKACVGPNAMV, from the coding sequence ATGTCTCTCCTTCCCATGCTCCCCTTGTTTctatcctttcttctcctcccaacGCTCCTCTACTCTGCAAGCACTTACCCTTACCATACACCCCAGCAGAAGCAACCGCTTAACCTGCACCAGCGCTCCTCCGCCTCTGCTGGCGGCGGCTCGGCGGCCACTCTGCCGGATTCCAAGCGATACGAGGGTTCCTCCGACCTGGTCGACCTCCGCTACCACATGGGCCCCGTCCTCTCGACGCCCATGAGGCTCTACGTCATCTGGTACGGCCGGTGGACCCCGGCCCTCCAGGCCCCCATCCGGgacttcctcctctccctctccgacacctccgccgccgccccctccgccGCCCAGTGGTGGTCCACTGTCTCCCTCTACACCGACCAGACCGGCTCCAACGTATCCCGCTCCCTCTCCATCGCCGCCGAGGTCTCTGACCTCGCCGCTTCACGCGGCCGCTCCCTCACCCGCCTCTCCGTCCAGCAGCTCATCGCCGACGCCCTCAAGGCCTCCTCCCTCCCGGTCGACCACCGCCGCGGCGTCTACCTCGTCTTTACTGCGCCGGAGATCGCTATGCAGGACTTCTGCCGCGCCGTCTGTGGCTTCCACTACTTCACATTCGCCTCGCTGGTGGGCCACACGTTGCCCTACGCGTGGGTCGGCCACAGCGGCGCCCAGTGCCCGGGCATGTGCGCCTACCCCTTCGCCGTGCCCAGCTACATGGCCGGCGGCGGGGCGGCGGCCATGCGGCCGCCGAACGGCGACGTGGGGACGGACGGGATGGTGAGCGTGGTGGCGCACGAGCTGGCGGAGCTGTCGACCAACCCCCTGGTGAACGCCTGGTACGCCGGCGAGGACCCGACGGCGCCGACGGAGATCGCCGACCTCTGCGAGGGGGTCTACGGgaccggcggcggcgggggtTACACGGGGCAGATGAGCAAGGATGGGCAGGGGAGGAGCTACAACATCAACGGGAGGGGAGGGAGAAGGTTTCTCGTGCAGTGGGTGTGGAGTCCCGTGGTCAAAGCTTGTGTGGGGCCCAATGccatggtttag